In the genome of Palaemon carinicauda isolate YSFRI2023 chromosome 15, ASM3689809v2, whole genome shotgun sequence, one region contains:
- the LOC137654820 gene encoding proteoglycan 4-like codes for MEPPPLVCPPTVILPYPPKKRPPTYPQPLPTPTPLKPVKSLHLLPTVTARNDPRGSSEITNRSRWPSGGKRSLPDKSPASTSPEETPRKMVEMEIYRRGLTSAQGTSPKDPFPVLSEETLTRTSGGQVQQPTPPTVVPINRSNHPNLTSPEEAPRKMVEMEIYRRGLTSTQGPTLKEPFTVLSEETLTRTSGGQAQQPPPPTMVPNHKRNHPIQSLHLLPTVTAVNDPRGSTEITNRSRWPSGGKRSLPDKSPASTSPEEAPRKMVEIEIYRRVPVLSGETLTRTSGGQAQQPPTPTVVPNHKSNHPNPTSPEEAPRKMVEMEIYRRVTVLSEETITRTSGGQAHQPLPPTVVPNHKSNHPNLTSPEEAPRKMVEMEIYHRGLTSTQGPTPKDPC; via the exons ATGGAGCCTCCCCCCCTAGTATGTCCCCCCACAGTCATTCTCCCTTATCCCCCCAAGAAACGACCCCCAACCTACCCCCAACctctccccacccccacccccctcaaaCCAGTTAAATCTCTCCATCTCCTGCCTACAGTAACTGCTAGGAATGACCCAAGAGGATCAAGTGAAATAACAAATAGGTCCCGTTGGCCCTCTGGCGGGAAACGCTCTCTGCCAGACAAATCACCCGC ATCCACCTCCCCAGAGGAGACGCCGAGAAAAATGGTTGAAATGGAAATCTACCGTCGCGGTTTGACGAGCGCTCAAGGCACATCTCCCAAGGACCCTT ttccagtattatctgaagagacgctcaccagaacgtcaggtgggCAAGTGCAGCAACCAActccccccactgtggtgcccatcaataGAAGTAACCacccca ATCTAACTTCCCCAGAGGAGGCGCCAAGAAAAATGGTTGAAATGGAAATCTACCGTCGCGGTTTGACGAGCACTCAAGGCCCAACTCTCAAGGAACCTT TTACAGTATTATCTGaagagacgctcaccagaacgtcaggtgggCAAGCGCAGCAACCACCtccccccactatggtgcccaaccataaaagaaaccacccca TTCAATCTCTCCATCTCCTGCCTACAGTAACTGCTGTGAATGACCCAAGAGGATCAACTGAAATAACAAATAGGTCCCGTTGGCCCTCTGGCGGGAAACGCTCTCTGCCAGACAAATCACCCGc ATCCACTTCCCCAGAAGAAGCGCCGAGAAAAATGGTTGAAATAGAAATCTACCGTCGCG ttccagtattatctggagagacgctcaccagaacgtcaggtgggCAAGCGCAGCAACCACctacccccactgtggtgcccaaccataaaAGTAAccacccca ATCCCACTTCCCCAGAGGAGGCGCCAAGAAAAATGGTTGAAATGGAAATCTACCGTCGCG TTACAGTATTATCTGAAGAGACGATCACCAGAACATCAGGAGGGCAAGCGCACCAACCACttccccccactgtggtgcccaaccataaaAGTAACCAcccaa ATCTAACTTCCCCAGAGGAGGCGCCAAGAAAAATGGTTGAAATGGAAATCTACCATCGCGGTTTGACGAGCACTCAAGGCCCAACTCCCAAGGACCCTTGTTAG